From one Sulfurimonas sp. genomic stretch:
- a CDS encoding chemotaxis protein CheW, with amino-acid sequence MSDKLKQVISKQRKHEEDSLKRSDDIVQLVGFVIGDEEYAVPILAIQEIIKPFPWTRVPQVPKYVVGVFNMRGAVIPLIDLRLKFGLSPKKHNEETRFIVMRHGDDIAGFVIDRLTMAIRISKSKIGPAPETANGDDTAIDGVGKQEDRIITILKVNKLLERDF; translated from the coding sequence ATGAGTGATAAATTAAAGCAAGTAATCAGCAAACAAAGAAAACATGAAGAAGATAGTTTAAAACGCTCTGATGATATAGTTCAGTTGGTTGGATTTGTCATAGGGGATGAAGAGTATGCGGTTCCGATTTTAGCTATTCAAGAGATTATTAAACCGTTTCCGTGGACGAGAGTTCCTCAAGTTCCAAAGTATGTCGTAGGCGTTTTTAATATGCGCGGCGCCGTTATACCTCTTATAGATCTTCGTTTAAAATTTGGACTCAGTCCAAAAAAACATAATGAAGAGACAAGATTTATAGTTATGAGACACGGAGACGATATTGCAGGATTTGTAATCGATAGACTTACGATGGCTATTAGAATCAGCAAATCAAAAATCGGACCTGCACCTGAAACTGCTAACGGCGATGATACCGCAATTGACGGTGTCGGAAAACAAGAAGATAGAATTATAACTATCCTTAAAGTAAATAAGCTTTTAGAGAGAGATTTTTAA
- a CDS encoding MlaD family protein has product MNNRVNYSLVGFLVLFALAAMMGFGYWLLKPSKEVEMKIYAIYFDESVLGLNLDAPVKYRGINVGKVTALNINPKNSEQVEILISVLKTTPIKASTVAQLTSQGITGLSYINLSFGDGNAPFLERKKGEDYPVIKTIPSLLIKLENTFGDVTYNLSETLQRTRELLKEENQAEFSLLLKNSAAFVSKMNQILDDETIINVKETIKNINNASKKIDEMMPRVEKLIDNSIGWENNISASFGSIVKSYGGIAGSMNTFKEALQSGDFNLREMSSDLLPTMNNTLFEMQNLIIKIEDTLDKHDRSPSDIIFMKEQIKKGPGEK; this is encoded by the coding sequence ATGAATAATAGAGTAAATTATAGTTTGGTCGGCTTTTTAGTGCTTTTTGCATTAGCGGCGATGATGGGATTTGGCTACTGGCTTTTAAAACCGTCCAAAGAAGTTGAGATGAAAATATATGCTATATACTTTGACGAGTCGGTTTTAGGTTTAAATTTGGATGCACCGGTAAAATACAGAGGGATAAATGTCGGTAAAGTTACGGCACTTAATATTAACCCAAAAAATTCGGAACAGGTTGAAATTTTAATAAGCGTTTTAAAAACCACTCCGATAAAAGCATCCACGGTTGCACAGCTTACTTCGCAAGGAATTACGGGACTTAGTTATATAAATTTAAGTTTCGGTGACGGGAATGCTCCGTTTCTTGAAAGAAAAAAAGGAGAAGATTATCCCGTTATAAAAACAATTCCCTCACTGCTTATAAAACTTGAAAATACATTCGGAGATGTTACTTATAATCTATCAGAGACGCTGCAAAGGACAAGAGAGTTGCTAAAAGAGGAGAATCAGGCGGAATTTTCTTTGTTATTAAAAAACAGCGCTGCTTTTGTCTCTAAGATGAATCAAATACTGGATGATGAAACCATTATAAATGTAAAAGAGACTATAAAAAATATTAATAACGCTTCTAAAAAAATAGATGAGATGATGCCTCGTGTTGAGAAATTGATAGATAACAGTATCGGGTGGGAAAATAATATATCCGCTTCTTTTGGCTCAATAGTGAAAAGCTATGGGGGAATTGCAGGCTCTATGAATACATTCAAAGAAGCATTGCAAAGCGGTGATTTTAATCTAAGAGAGATGAGCAGCGATCTTTTACCTACTATGAACAACACGCTTTTTGAGATGCAGAATTTAATTATAAAAATAGAAGACACTCTCGATAAACATGACAGAAGCCCGAGTGATATTATATTTATGAAAGAACAAATTAAAAAAGGTCCGGGAGAGAAATAA
- a CDS encoding ABC-type transport auxiliary lipoprotein family protein — MRTVLIILAVLMSGCATVKPPITEYRVITESFKADKASEGCRDKSLKVAQAFSSSSLMSLSMDYMESDNRVFSYSQSKWQESPNNLITSQLLKNIREAEIFSSVETSKSRSKSSLILETNIEEFMQFFSKDMKTSYAYVVITLALIDSKTNSVIATKTFNSKVDAKTLDAQGGVEALNGALSKIISQNIDWLNGVCK; from the coding sequence ATGAGAACTGTTTTAATTATACTAGCTGTACTGATGAGCGGCTGTGCAACGGTTAAACCTCCGATAACGGAGTATAGAGTCATTACCGAATCTTTTAAAGCGGATAAAGCTTCCGAAGGCTGCAGAGATAAGTCGCTAAAAGTTGCACAAGCGTTTAGCTCCAGCTCTCTTATGTCTTTGAGTATGGATTATATGGAGTCGGACAATAGAGTTTTTTCATACTCACAGTCCAAGTGGCAAGAGTCGCCGAATAACTTGATAACTTCACAACTGCTCAAAAATATAAGAGAAGCGGAAATTTTCAGCAGCGTTGAGACATCAAAATCAAGAAGCAAAAGCAGCCTTATTTTGGAGACAAATATAGAGGAGTTTATGCAGTTTTTCAGCAAAGATATGAAAACTTCATACGCATATGTCGTAATAACTTTAGCGCTAATTGATTCTAAGACAAACAGCGTGATTGCAACTAAAACTTTTAACTCAAAAGTAGATGCAAAAACTCTTGATGCACAGGGTGGGGTAGAGGCGCTAAACGGCGCTTTGTCCAAAATAATTTCTCAAAACATAGATTGGCTTAACGGAGTTTGTAAGTGA
- a CDS encoding aminopeptidase P N-terminal domain-containing protein, translated as MIHESEYKKRRDILAKKFLNNSVGVVFSAPHTTRSHDTHHPYRQDSNFYYLTGFKEDNACLLFLKTKDEVKTVLFVQKKDELLELWTGERLGKKEAKKKFLVDKVYIIDNFEKKFKELIKEKKNLYFDINSKNIDIKKILKFVEDFKIKEDITKLIQKMRLIKSPAEIEMIKESIAITAKAHHRAMRFEKKDKYEYELQAEIEHEFRRNAAYSDAYTSIVACGNSANTLHYIQNDKPLVDGELILIDAGCEHNYYASDITRTVPVNAKFTQPQKELYNLVLDTQLKIIDMIKPNVKRTKLQEEAQMLLTKGMIELGILKGEYKKLIKEKKHKKYYPHGIGHWIGIDVHDPAPYRDTKNREIPLQEGMVLTIEPGIYIDKEDKSVPKKYRGTGIRIEDDILVTKEGCENLSSSIAKTVEEIEALAAI; from the coding sequence GTGATACATGAGAGCGAATATAAAAAGCGAAGAGATATTTTAGCCAAGAAGTTTTTAAACAACTCGGTAGGGGTGGTCTTTAGCGCACCGCATACGACTCGTTCACATGATACTCATCATCCGTACAGACAAGACAGCAATTTTTACTACTTAACGGGTTTTAAAGAGGATAACGCATGTCTGCTTTTTTTAAAGACAAAAGATGAAGTAAAAACAGTTTTGTTTGTTCAAAAAAAAGATGAGTTGTTAGAGCTTTGGACAGGTGAGCGGCTAGGTAAAAAAGAGGCAAAAAAAAAGTTCTTGGTTGATAAAGTTTATATAATCGATAATTTTGAAAAAAAGTTTAAAGAGTTAATCAAGGAGAAAAAAAATCTATATTTTGATATAAACTCTAAAAACATAGATATAAAGAAGATTTTAAAATTTGTGGAAGATTTTAAAATAAAAGAAGATATTACAAAACTTATACAAAAAATGAGGCTGATCAAATCTCCTGCAGAGATTGAGATGATCAAAGAGTCGATTGCAATAACGGCAAAAGCTCACCATAGAGCGATGCGTTTTGAGAAAAAAGATAAGTACGAGTATGAGCTTCAAGCAGAGATAGAGCACGAATTTAGAAGAAATGCGGCTTACAGCGATGCGTATACCTCAATCGTTGCATGCGGAAACAGCGCAAATACTCTTCACTACATACAAAATGATAAACCGCTTGTAGACGGAGAGCTTATACTTATAGATGCGGGTTGCGAGCATAACTACTATGCAAGCGACATCACAAGAACGGTTCCCGTAAATGCAAAATTCACACAGCCGCAAAAAGAGCTGTACAATCTTGTTTTAGATACTCAGTTGAAAATTATTGATATGATAAAGCCAAATGTAAAAAGAACCAAACTTCAAGAAGAAGCACAGATGTTGCTTACAAAAGGTATGATTGAGCTTGGCATATTAAAAGGCGAGTATAAAAAACTGATTAAAGAGAAGAAGCATAAAAAATATTATCCGCACGGTATAGGTCACTGGATAGGTATCGATGTTCATGATCCCGCACCGTACAGAGATACTAAAAACAGAGAGATACCGCTGCAAGAGGGGATGGTTTTAACCATTGAACCGGGTATCTATATAGACAAGGAGGATAAAAGCGTGCCTAAAAAATATCGCGGAACAGGTATAAGAATAGAAGATGATATTTTAGTTACAAAAGAGGGATGTGAAAATTTATCTTCTAGCATCGCAAAAACCGTAGAAGAGATAGAGGCTTTAGCGGCAATCTAA
- a CDS encoding ATP-binding cassette domain-containing protein, which yields MNNIIEVKDVKTLFDNRIIHDGISMSVPKGSIYGLLGPSGCGKTTLLREMVMLQKIDGGDIEILGHKINNIQYEDAMWLRKKWGVLFQSGALFSSLSLKENIALPLVEYSDLSKEMINEIVAFKISIVGLKASDANLYPSQISGGMKKKAALARSLAMDPKLLFLDEPTSGLDPISAREFDALILKLRELLDLTIVMVSHDLKSIYDTVDKVAIMDNKKVVYEGNLDNIFSIENEFIKTFFHGNQNYVTTQNTGYIKEKRSYE from the coding sequence ATGAATAATATTATTGAAGTAAAAGATGTAAAAACACTCTTTGATAACAGAATTATTCACGACGGAATTAGTATGAGTGTTCCAAAGGGAAGTATTTACGGACTTTTAGGTCCGAGCGGATGCGGTAAAACAACTCTTTTAAGAGAGATGGTAATGCTTCAAAAAATTGACGGCGGTGATATTGAAATACTCGGGCATAAAATCAATAACATTCAATATGAAGATGCTATGTGGCTTAGAAAAAAGTGGGGTGTTTTATTTCAATCGGGAGCGCTCTTTTCATCATTGAGCCTAAAAGAAAATATAGCTCTTCCGCTTGTAGAGTATAGCGATTTATCTAAAGAGATGATTAATGAGATAGTAGCATTTAAGATAAGCATTGTCGGTTTGAAGGCAAGCGATGCCAATCTATATCCGTCTCAAATAAGCGGCGGAATGAAAAAAAAAGCAGCTTTGGCTCGCTCACTTGCTATGGATCCCAAACTTCTATTTTTGGATGAGCCGACAAGCGGATTAGACCCGATTTCTGCCAGAGAATTTGATGCTTTGATATTAAAACTTCGCGAGTTGCTGGATCTGACGATTGTTATGGTTTCACATGATTTAAAGTCAATTTACGATACTGTAGATAAAGTTGCAATTATGGATAATAAAAAAGTAGTGTATGAGGGTAATTTAGATAATATATTTAGTATTGAAAATGAGTTTATAAAGACTTTTTTTCATGGAAATCAAAATTATGTGACAACGCAGAATACTGGTTATATAAAAGAGAAAAGAAGTTATGAATAA
- a CDS encoding MlaE family lipid ABC transporter permease subunit: MNNSSLDIILIGDKLSLKFKGELTLYNLTKHKKRTDSLDLSKVRNIVIDLSELSFLDSAASIFINNLQNRLSLNSALQVELFCDNTEVLDMLELVREQKLNCGEISHRRKRGFLEKLGENTYKNYISFLSFMSFMGELFANKMHYIESYKNIRYKEIAFEINECAIKAFGIVALTSFLIGLVVAYQSAYQLKLYGANIFIVDMLGISVLRELSPLITAIVIAGRSGSAFTAQIGAMKITQELDAMQTMGFDPYKFLVIPKIAALMITLPILIFISDIMAVIGGIVVANLDLGITVDMFLDRFSNVVGVKHFVVGIVKGPFFAFLIASIAIYRGLLVRDDTQSIGFNTTKSVVESIFAVIICDAVFSIAFTNLGI, encoded by the coding sequence ATGAATAACTCATCTTTAGATATTATACTTATCGGCGATAAGCTCTCCTTAAAATTTAAAGGAGAGCTTACTCTTTATAACCTCACAAAACATAAAAAAAGAACAGACTCTTTAGATTTAAGTAAAGTTCGCAATATTGTTATAGACCTATCGGAACTAAGCTTTTTGGATAGTGCCGCTTCTATTTTTATAAATAATTTACAAAACCGGCTTTCTTTAAATAGCGCTTTGCAAGTAGAGCTTTTTTGCGACAATACGGAAGTTTTGGATATGCTTGAGTTAGTTAGGGAGCAGAAATTAAACTGTGGAGAAATTTCACATCGCAGAAAAAGAGGTTTTCTGGAAAAACTTGGTGAAAATACATATAAAAATTATATTAGTTTTTTATCTTTTATGTCGTTTATGGGTGAACTTTTTGCAAATAAAATGCACTATATCGAGTCCTATAAAAATATAAGATACAAAGAGATAGCTTTTGAGATAAATGAGTGTGCAATAAAAGCATTCGGCATTGTAGCACTGACTAGTTTTTTGATAGGTTTGGTTGTAGCCTATCAATCGGCATATCAGCTTAAATTGTACGGTGCAAATATATTTATCGTGGATATGTTGGGTATATCGGTTTTAAGAGAGCTTTCACCGCTGATTACGGCGATAGTCATAGCAGGCAGAAGCGGCTCGGCATTTACCGCACAAATAGGCGCTATGAAGATAACTCAAGAGCTTGACGCTATGCAGACGATGGGTTTTGATCCATATAAATTTTTAGTTATTCCTAAAATTGCCGCACTTATGATTACTCTTCCCATACTTATTTTTATATCCGATATTATGGCAGTTATCGGCGGAATTGTTGTCGCAAATTTGGATTTGGGTATTACGGTCGATATGTTTTTGGATAGATTTTCAAATGTTGTCGGCGTCAAACACTTTGTAGTAGGAATTGTAAAGGGACCATTCTTCGCCTTTTTAATCGCATCTATAGCAATATACAGAGGTTTATTGGTAAGAGACGATACTCAAAGCATAGGGTTTAATACGACAAAAAGCGTAGTAGAATCTATTTTTGCGGTTATTATATGTGATGCAGTTTTCTCGATTGCTTTTACAAATTTGGGGATATAA